The following DNA comes from Elusimicrobiota bacterium.
AGCCAGATTTGATTTTGACTATTGGGACGTCAGCGACAAAGTTAGTATCTGAAAAAATTAAAGATATTCCGATAATTTTTTCTATGATTATAGATCCTGAAGGAGTTGGTTTAAAATCAAAAAATCTGACAGGTTCTCCACTTGATATACCGATTAGGTTACAGTTTGAAAATTTGAGAACAATTATTCCAAAAGTAAGAAGAATCGGAGTAATCTATAACCCTAAGGAAAATGAGAGTATTATTCAAAAAGCCATAGAAACAGCTAGTGATATGGGATTTGTTCTGAAAACATATCAAGTCGAATCTACAGAAGACATACAAAAGATTCCAAAAATGGAAGAAATGAATATTGATGTTTTATGGTTAGTTACAGATACCATTGTTTGCCAGCTAGCAATTATCAAACAAATTCTTTATTCTTGTTTGAAAAATAAAATACCGGTTATGGGAATTTCGTCGAGTTATGTTAAAGCAGGAGCACTTCTGGCTTTATCCTGTGATTATGAAGATATTGGTAGACAGTCAGGTGAAATAGCTGAAAAAATTTTGAATGGAAAAGACTTGTCTACTATTCAAGTCAGTGTACCAAGAAAGACAAAACTATATTTAAATATATCTGTGGCTGATAGATTAGGGATAAAAATCCCTAAGGAAATTATTGAAAAAGCAGAAGAAGTGTTTGGAAAATGAAATTAAATATTGCTACTAAAATCAATTTACTTACTGTCTCATTAATTGTAATTTTTACCAGTTTCCTTGGTTGGTTTTTTGTAAGACACGAAACAAGTGCAATTAAGACTGAGTTAGATGAACGGGCAATAACTATAGTAAATAATATTGCTTATAATAGCGAGTATGATGTCCTAGTTGGAGATAAGGAAGGATTGATACGGCTCCTTGAAGGTATAATAAGAGAAAAAGATATATCGTATGCAAGAATAGAAGGCGTAACAGGAAATCTTATAGCAGAAGTAGGAGAGAAGGAGAAGGTATTAATAAAAGAATTTACTGCTCCAATAGT
Coding sequences within:
- a CDS encoding ABC transporter substrate-binding protein, with product PDLILTIGTSATKLVSEKIKDIPIIFSMIIDPEGVGLKSKNLTGSPLDIPIRLQFENLRTIIPKVRRIGVIYNPKENESIIQKAIETASDMGFVLKTYQVESTEDIQKIPKMEEMNIDVLWLVTDTIVCQLAIIKQILYSCLKNKIPVMGISSSYVKAGALLALSCDYEDIGRQSGEIAEKILNGKDLSTIQVSVPRKTKLYLNISVADRLGIKIPKEIIEKAEEVFGK